A single genomic interval of Siphonobacter curvatus harbors:
- a CDS encoding helix-turn-helix domain-containing protein: MEKRLKDPAAEVVLACLEEKYLKNEVLLEDHCFVRILSGELKIIQTNSRQVFGPGATILLPRRQLSTVIQYPKDNQAYKCVLIILRNERLKEYYSRNPAVERNERSSALIAYEHHPLLESYFASLEPYLEWRQEWPEKLIALKIEEVLTILRTIDAGIDAFLADFSEPGKIDLASFMEHNYRFNMPLEKFSHLTGRSLTTFKRDFQKIYKTTPQRWLTQKRLQLAYFLLSESKQKPVEVYREVGFENLSHFSYAFKKQFGYAPKTLG; this comes from the coding sequence ATGGAAAAGCGGTTAAAAGATCCGGCGGCGGAAGTAGTACTGGCTTGTTTGGAAGAAAAATATTTGAAAAATGAAGTCTTACTAGAAGATCATTGCTTCGTTCGGATCCTCTCGGGTGAGTTGAAAATCATTCAAACCAATTCCCGCCAGGTTTTTGGACCCGGTGCTACCATCCTGCTGCCCCGACGTCAACTTTCAACGGTGATTCAGTACCCGAAAGATAATCAGGCCTATAAGTGCGTGCTTATTATTCTTAGGAATGAACGACTCAAAGAATACTATTCCCGAAATCCTGCGGTTGAAAGAAATGAACGTTCGTCAGCATTGATAGCTTATGAGCACCATCCCCTATTGGAGAGTTACTTTGCTTCTTTAGAGCCCTATCTGGAATGGAGGCAGGAATGGCCGGAAAAGCTAATCGCGTTGAAAATCGAGGAAGTACTAACGATTTTACGTACCATTGATGCAGGGATCGATGCTTTTTTAGCCGATTTTTCAGAACCGGGCAAAATTGATCTTGCTTCGTTTATGGAGCATAATTACAGGTTTAATATGCCTTTGGAAAAATTTAGCCATCTGACGGGAAGAAGCCTGACAACCTTTAAGCGTGATTTTCAAAAAATATATAAAACTACTCCCCAGCGCTGGCTCACGCAGAAACGGTTGCAGTTGGCCTATTTTCTACTTTCAGAAAGCAAACAAAAACCCGTAGAGGTTTACCGGGAAGTAGGTTTTGAAAACTTGTCGCATTTTTCGTATGCTTTCAAGAAACAGTTTGGGTATGCTCCCAAAACCTTAGGATAG
- a CDS encoding SDR family NAD(P)-dependent oxidoreductase encodes MKELKNVLITGAAGGFGGVIIEALRKEGYTVTGAMRDSNGRNKAVAETLRSQGVTIVEIDVTRDESVALGVQQAAAHMGSIDILINNAGLGAGGIQEGFTADDWKKVFDVNVFGVQRMTRAVLPYMKQRQRGLLILISSLSARLSVPFQGPYSPSKWAAEALAESYRLEVSHLGIETCIIEPGGFPTAFIGSLLQPSDQERALDYGAINQLPATLLASLKGVFEANPEQRPELVAEALVNLLKLPHGKRPVRTEVDRMFMGDLVAPLNEQLEKANEKVYEAFQMSHLMHVKN; translated from the coding sequence ATGAAAGAACTGAAAAATGTACTCATTACCGGTGCTGCGGGTGGCTTTGGCGGCGTTATTATTGAAGCTTTACGTAAGGAAGGCTATACCGTAACCGGCGCAATGCGAGATAGTAATGGCCGCAATAAAGCGGTGGCTGAAACCTTACGCAGCCAGGGAGTAACGATCGTTGAAATCGATGTAACCCGTGATGAAAGCGTGGCATTGGGCGTGCAGCAGGCAGCAGCACACATGGGAAGTATTGATATTCTGATCAATAACGCAGGCTTGGGCGCGGGCGGGATTCAGGAAGGATTTACGGCCGATGATTGGAAAAAAGTGTTTGACGTGAACGTGTTCGGTGTCCAACGCATGACGCGGGCGGTCTTGCCCTATATGAAACAGCGGCAGCGCGGGCTTTTAATTCTGATTTCGAGTCTGAGTGCCCGGCTTTCTGTACCTTTTCAGGGTCCTTACAGTCCTTCCAAATGGGCGGCTGAAGCATTAGCCGAAAGCTATCGCCTGGAAGTATCCCATTTGGGTATTGAAACCTGCATTATTGAGCCGGGTGGGTTCCCTACGGCGTTCATCGGTTCTTTGTTGCAACCTAGCGATCAGGAACGCGCGTTGGATTACGGAGCCATTAATCAATTGCCGGCCACCTTACTAGCCTCCTTAAAAGGGGTGTTTGAAGCCAACCCCGAGCAACGGCCTGAATTAGTTGCCGAAGCCCTGGTGAATCTGCTCAAATTGCCGCACGGCAAGCGTCCTGTGCGCACGGAAGTAGACCGCATGTTTATGGGTGATCTGGTTGCTCCCTTGAATGAACAACTGGAAAAAGCGAACGAAAAAGTGTACGAGGCCTTTCAGATGAGTCACTTAATGCACGTAAAAAATTAG